The region GTTCCTGCTTGGACCTTTAGTATTTCTGCTGTACTGGAATGCAACATCTCTGTGGTTATTTTGGAGGAGCTGCTGTCTTGCATTattgctctgcttttgcagGATCTCCTACTGGCCACCACTTGAGCCATGCTGACTCCATACATCGTTTTGATATAATTAGGTGATTTCTTTATCAACAAGACCTTTGGAGGCCTCGCTGAGGCTGGGTTTTCAGCCTGCTCTGTTTTCACCTGCCTGCTGTGTTGCAGAGTGAATGGGTGAAGGCTCTTTGAGATGGCATTGTGCTGGGAAACTCTTCATAGAACTGCTCTGGACTGTGACCTGGGACGTTATCAGCATGTTTCATCCCCAAAGCAGCACCTCTGGCCTGGGCGATCTGGGCTGCTGGACTTAGCTCCCTGAGATACttttatgggttttttgttCAAGCTCCTGACTCCAGTTCGTGTTGGGAAGAGCTTGTGCAGGCTGTAGGAGAGTGGTTTTCCTGTCTCCCAGGCATTTGCATCAGGATTTGTGCTGACAGGGCTCCTGTCAAAGCGCCTGCCAGCGGATCCCAGCTGCGAGGACGTACGGCTCCGTCCAGGGCGCTGCTGGCAGGCGGAATCGCGCTGCGGGAGAGGCGATAGCTCAGCAAGCAGCCCAGCGCCTTCCTGATTTGTAAAACACTTGCTGGCGTTGCACACGAGAGCCGTAATTGCACAGAGGCATTTGGATGGAGCTTACAGACTTGGAGCCTGCATCCCGGCATGATCCAGCTCACTTTCCGGCTCAGCCCAGCATCTAGTTGTCCCCGAGCACCCCGAGGTTCTGCTGTGGGAGGGGAGGGCAGAGGAAGGACCGTGCTCCATAAGCCAGGTTCTTCCCATCACCTCGCCGACATGTCTGGTGGGTTCATCCCCACCAGCCCTGTGTCTCCTGCCCACCTGAATCCAGACTTCTGCAAAGTAGAGGCAGGAATTGGGCTGTGCAGGCAACCTGAAACCCCGAGGCTGAGTTTTGGCGTTGGGGCTCGGTGTAGGTGttggctgtgctgtgctggcCAACTCCTGCTTCCTTCACTCCCTTCTCCCTGTAAAACAATCCCTGGAGCTCCCCGGTTCTCCATTGCATTGCCGTTCCTAAGCCCCACTCCTGCCCTGTGCCTTCCCCATGCTCCTCCTGGGTTTTGGTGCTTCTCTGGGTGAATAAGTCCATGTGTCTGCAGCTGATGGAGCTCTGGGATGATTTACTGGGGTGGATGGAATCACACTTGTGAGCGGCCCCTGGGCACTGGGGAGAGCACCCTCTGGGCCACTACAAGGGCCACTACAATGGGTCAGAACCCATTTTTTGAGTATGTTTAGCAGAATCTAACATTTGGGTGCTTAATGCTGTAATCccctggtttgggtttttccctCTCGTGTCCCCAAGCTGTCCCCGCCGTGGCAGAGGGACGGTGGCTGTGTGGGTGGGGATCCCTTCCTGCACAGTGGCAGCAGGAGATGCGTGGCTCCCACAGGACTGAAAGGCTTAAAAACCTGTGCCGGCTAAAGCAGAAAGTTAATGTGGATTTAAGTGACTTCTGCCCTGCAATTAAAGCCACTCAACCCCACTGGGGCTCTGAGTTTACATTCTTCACTGAGGCACAGTGTGTAATTATAGATGTATAATTTAAACTGTGCATATGCATGTGTTCCTATTACGCACCAAGGAGCAAAGGAAATTATCCAGGAATTAAAGGGGGTGGAGGGTGTGGGCGCAGAGAATGGCTCGCTTGTGTGGATGTGGCAGCGAGGGAAAGTGGAGGGATCACATCCTCACCACTCCAAACGTCTTTGGAAGGTGGAGAAAATGAGAACATGGTGTATTCAACACTTGGGGTGGGCTCTGGAGTTGGGGCAtggagcagtggctgcagccCGGGGTCAGGAGCGAGCCCCTGCGCTGGGAGGTGCTGAGCTCCTTCCTGGTTCCTCATGGTGCCAGGGACAGCAGGGACCTGCCTGGTGGTGCCCGGGGAGAGCTGGGACCTGCCCAGCTGTGCCCTGCTCGGACCAGCGATGCTTTCCAGCTCCCACGAACCCTGTCTAACGTTCCCCCTCTTTTCTTGCAGCCACTTCCAATGGAACGCTGGATGGCCTGGAGAACCGGGAGGGAGGTGTCTGCCAGACACGATCTATGAAAATCGTCATGAAAGTGGGGCAGGGTGAGTCTTTCTGCACCCTGGCATCTCCCACCGCTGGGATGCCTGAGCCAGGGCTGTGGTGAGGGGGTCTGGATTCTGGGAAAAATGAGCAACCCAGAAGCCTACTGAAATTCTTCTGAAATTCCAGCAGAATTTCATTTTGGGGGGATTATTTTtgcctctcttttccttttgccaACACTTGCACATGTTTGGTGAGCAGGGATTAAAGTGGAGTGACTGTCCTGCTACTTTGGGGTTGGTGTCCCAGTGGGAAGTGAGCTCCGAGCGGGATCCATGGGCCGTGCAAGTGCATCAGTGGGGGATGCAGATTTCCCTGTGGCTGCTTCTCATTAACGTGTTTTCACTTTGGGGCCAATATTTATAATAAACAGAAGAAGTCGTGGTGCAGCCTTGTCAggttccttcccttcccctccctcccgctGCCCGTGCACAAAACTTGCCCCAACCCACGCAAGGGAGCTGAGAAAACTTAAAAGCAGGGGGGAATTAGAGCGGGGGAGCTGCTTTTCACAAGCCCTGAAGCAGCTCAGCCTTGTTCTGTGGCTCTTGGCTGCTCCCATTGCTCCCGCATCCCCCTTGCCGTGGGGGTAGCCAGCTGGGATTTGGGAGCAGTTGTTCTTTAGGCAAAGGAATGTGCTGTTGCCACCCAGGTTGGATTGGGGTCTCTCATCTCTCCCTCCCCAGATCCAAACGCGGTGATCCCGGAACAGCTGACGACGAGTCGGCCGAGCAAGGAGTCCGACAACACCATGAAAATCGTCACGCAGAGCCCGCGCAGCAAAGTCCCGGCCGTGGAGGAGCCCGGCAAGCCGGGTGGGTTTTGCTGAGGACACCCCAGGagagggatggggctggaggcgtgcagagcagctctgagtGGGCTTGTTGCATGGATCCCAGGGATCCCAGGTGCTCTGGAGCCAATCTCTGCCATCCCCGCCGCTTGCAGCATCTCCCCAGCCCTGCGCGTTCTGGCCAAGGCCGCCTGGGGCTCAGGGCAGACTTAGTGTGCAGCAGCTCGGGTTTGTTTTCCCGGCTGTGGTGTGTCCTGGCAGGAGCTTTGCAGGAAGTGCTGTTTCAGcaccctccttcctcctcctccccctcctcctcctccttgctgcCCAGCTGTTCTGTGCAACACATCTGAGGGGGCCTGGAGGAGGTGAAGTCCTTGGGTTTTTGAGCCGAGCCAGTGTGAAAGCCCTTTGAAGGTGGTTTCCTGAGTTCCTGACCCTGCTGAGAGAAAAGTGAAATCAGATGAACTGGGGAAGAGTTGCTCTTTTCTTCTCGTCTGGTGTGGCCAGCCAAGCGCTCTCCCCTCGGGGGTcaggggctgccccagcccGGGGGTCAGAGGGGATTGGGGGTCAGAAATTGGATAGCATGGGGTCCAGGTATCAGAACCCACGTTCACCCAAGCATCCAGGTCTCTTCTCATAGGGTCCAGACTGGTTGTCACCTGGACACAAACAGCGCTCTGCCCCATGGGCTGGGAGGTGGGAATGGGGAGCAGCGATGCGGGCTGCGGGAAAGGGTATGTGGTCCCCTCctgaggaggccatggagatgatctgagggctggagcacctcctgtacaaggacaggctgagagagatgaggTTATTctgcctgaagaagagaagagaacattccagggagaccttagagcaccttccagtactgaaaggggctccagcaaagctggagaggagcttttgaccagggagtgcaggaataggatgagggggaatgatcttcttgatcagggagtgcaggaataggatgagggtTTCAGCTTAAAGAAGGGatactgagatgagatcttaggaagaaatgttttgctgtgagggtggggaggccctggcccaggttgcccagagcagtggtggctgcctcatccctggagggattccaggccaggttggatgggccttgggcagctggATCTAgtgggagctgtccctgcctgtggcagagggtggaactggatttgttttgaggtcccttccatcccaaaccattccctgattccATGGTCCGTGCAGGGATGGGTGCAGATCCAGCGGTGTGGAGCGCCTCGCAGAGGTGGGGTGCAGGCTGCCTGCCGGGCTCTGACCCCTCTCACCTTGCTTTGCAGGCTCTGTCAACCAGGATGGCCAGGAGACCCAAGGTCCCAGCGATGGCTTCTTGAGCTCCAAGGTAGCTGTCTTTGCGGCGATTGGCGCCGGCTGCGtcatcttcatcctcatcatcatcttcctcGTTGTCCTCCTGATCAAGATCCGCAAGCGGCACCGGAAGCATACGCAGCAGCGAGCCGCAGccttgtccctcagcaccttggcCAGCCCGAAATGCAGCGGGAACGCGGGCTCCGAGCCCAGCGACATCATCATCCCCTTACGGACTACAGAGAACAACTACTGCCCGCACTATGAGAAGGTGA is a window of Phaenicophaeus curvirostris isolate KB17595 chromosome 13, BPBGC_Pcur_1.0, whole genome shotgun sequence DNA encoding:
- the EFNB1 gene encoding ephrin-B1, translated to MARPRGGRCLLGVLLALCRLAAPLAKSLEPVSWSSANPKFMSGKGLVIYPEIGDKLDIICPKAEPSRPYEYYKLYLVKKDQADACSTVMDPNVLVTCNRPEQEIRFTIKFQEFSPNYMGLEFKRQQDYFITSTSNGTLDGLENREGGVCQTRSMKIVMKVGQDPNAVIPEQLTTSRPSKESDNTMKIVTQSPRSKVPAVEEPGKPGSVNQDGQETQGPSDGFLSSKVAVFAAIGAGCVIFILIIIFLVVLLIKIRKRHRKHTQQRAAALSLSTLASPKCSGNAGSEPSDIIIPLRTTENNYCPHYEKVSGDYGHPVYIVQEMPPQSPANIYYKV